A window of Monomorium pharaonis isolate MP-MQ-018 unplaced genomic scaffold, ASM1337386v2 scaffold_569, whole genome shotgun sequence contains these coding sequences:
- the LOC118648654 gene encoding riboflavin kinase-like gives MVASIGWNPYYKNEKKSLEVHLLHKFQDEFYGKELKIIIGGYIRPERDFSSLDELIAEIKNDIAIADVN, from the exons ATGGTCGCAAGCATAGGATGGAATCCATATTACAAGAATGAGAAAAAGTCACTG GAAGTGCACCTGCTACATAAATTCCAAGATGAGTTCTATGGTAAGGaactcaaaattattattggcGGATATATAAGACCAGAAAGGGATTTTTCCTCTCTAG atGAACTTATCGCAGAGATAAAGAATGATATTGCAATTGCGGACGTCAATTAG
- the LOC118644230 gene encoding drebrin-like protein — protein MSINLTKNNDALVAAWHSVVNDKLSTNWALFGYEGQTNNLKVDGTGNGGLEEMIDRLNSSHIMYAFCKVIDTKTSLPKYLLINWQGEGAPIVRKGTCANHIRDIEKLLKGAHITITARSEDDVEVDMIMEKLARATASAYKFNEPRSENEGNTGPVGTTYRRVNPEQEINAMERDQFWEKEEMEEKRRLEQERLRCEQERQKLEREVRAREEKETQLREQQVTAKENSIARQKLAEQRAENVNNLRNQVAAQNYSNDVEDDHKSRSEELRRQRSKETQQLIAQRTINARAIFEQNSAAGQMKTSSAQQFLPKNNHVESMRKALEETQIKDQSDVKSREETLTEAKKSTNAETIVSSVVSQSQNTNQELKTTANPQSEPGQTTETKEQVAENELYNQLDGPYLYFDPNNEGMKARALYDYQAADDTEITFDPGDIITHIDAIDEGWWQGLGPDGTYGLFPANYVEVIEYNTT, from the exons ATGTCAATTAATCTGACGAAAAACAATGATGCCTTGGTGGCCGCTTGGCACAGCGTGGTCAACGATAAATTGTCTACTAACTG GGCTCTGTTTGGCTATGAAGGGCAgactaataatttaaaagtagatgGAACAGGAAATGGTGGTTTGGAAGAAATGATTGATCGACTGAATAGTAGTCACATCATGTATGCATTTTGTAAAGTTATCGATACTAAAACAAGTCTaccaaaatatttacttattaattgg CAAGGGGAAGGTGCTCCAATTGTTAGAAAAGGAACATGCGCTAATCACATTAGagatatagaaaaattgttgaagGGAGCACATATAACAATTACTGCACGTTCTGAAGATGATGTGGAGGTAGACATGATTATGGAAAAGCTTGCACGAGCAACAGCTTCTGCATATAAATTCAATGAACCTCGTAGTGAAAACGAAGGAAACACAGGTCCTGTTGGAACAACATATCGCAG AGTAAACCCTGAACAAGAAATAAATGCAATGGAGAGAGATCAGTTTTgggaaaaggaagaaatgGAGGAGAAAAGAAGATTGGAGCAAGAGCGTCTGCGTTGCGAACAAGAGCGGCAGAAGTTAGAACGAGAAGTTAGAGCTCGGGAAGAAAAGGAAACGCAACTGAGAGAACAACAA GTAACGGCAAAGGAAAATTCAATCGCTCGTCAAAAACTAGCTGAACAGCGTGCCGAAAATGTAAACAACTTACGCAATCAAGTGGCTGCTCAAAATTACAGCAATGACGTCGAAGATGATCATAAATCGCGAAGCGAAGAACTACGGAGACAAAGGAGCAAAGAAACACAACAATTGATTGCTCAAAGAACAATAAATGCTCGAGCGATATTTGAACAGAATTCAGCGGCCGGTCAAATGAAGACGAGTTCTGCTCAACAATTCTTACCTAAGAACAATCATGTGGAATCAATGAGAAAAGCGTTGGAGGAGACTCAGATAAAGGATCAGTCCGACGTGAAATCTCGTGAGGAAACATTAACTGAAGCGAAAAAATCAACAAATGCGGAAACAATTGTCTCTTCTGTAGTGTCTCAATCTCAAAATACCAatcaagaattaaaaacaaCTGCCAATCCGCAATCAGAACCTGGACAAACGACAGAGACTAAGGAGCAGGTCGCCGAAAACGAATTGTACAACCAATTAGATGGCCCGTACTTATACTTTGATCCAAATAACGAGGGAATGAAAGCTAGAGCTTTGTATGATTATCAGGCCGCTGACGACACAGAAATCACTTTTGATCCCGGAGATATAATTACGCATATTGACGCAATTGACGAAGGCTGGTGGCAAGGGCTCGGACCAGATGGTACATACGGACTTTTCCCTGCTAATTACGTTGAAGTTATCGAGTACAATACAACATGA